The Ruania halotolerans genome contains the following window.
GCCGAGCGAGCAGCAGCAGATTGGCATCCTCATGGGCGCCCAGGTCGTCACCGGCCTCGCTCCCCGCCTGGTCACCGTCTGCCCAGCCGGCGAAGGTCTGCTCGGCGCCGGCCAGCTCGTCCCCGTCCCGGCCCAGCCCGACGGCGTCCCACATGAGGTTCTGCATGCTCGCCCGGGTGCACCTCGGCCGGGCACCGGCCGGGGAGGAGGCGGTGATCGCCGGGTCGTTCTGATCCGCAGCCAGGTCGAGCTCGGGCGCCCATGCCCCGGAGTCGCTACTGGTCGCCAGCGCCGCCCGGTGCCCGAATACCGCCCCTTCGAGCAGGGAGTTGGAGGCCAGCCGGTTTGCCCCGTGCACACCGGTGCGGGCCACCTCCCCGACGGCGTAGAGCCCCGGGATGCTGGTGCGCCCCGCCAGGTCCGTGCTCACCCCGCCCATCCAATAGTGCGCGGCCGGGGTGATCGGCACCGGTTCACTCGCCCAGTCCAGACCAGCCGCCCGCACGGCGGCATCGATGCTGGGGAACCGTTCGGCGAGCCGGGCCGCCCCGAGTGCGATGGCGTCCAGGCGCACCGGAGCCCCCGTGCTGCGCATCCGGTCCGCGACGGCGCGTGCCACCACATCCCGAGGGGCGAGTTCGGCATCGGGGTGCACGCCCATCATGAAGCGCACCCCGTGGGCGTCACGCAGCACGGCGCCCTCTCCGCGCACCGCCTCGGAGACGAGGAAGTTGCCTGGGAGCGCGAGCGTGGTGGGGTGGAACTGGTAGAACTCCAGATCGGCCAATGCGGCCCCGGCCCGCGCTGCCAGAGCCACACCGTCACCGGTGGCCACGTCCGGATTGGAGGTGAACGGGTACAGCTGCCCTGCCCCGCCGGTGGCCAGCACCACAGCGTCGGCTTCGATCTCTACCTGCCCGCCGCCGGAGGTGAGGGCGCGTACGCCACGCACGCGAGCGCCGTCGGCGATCAACTCGGTGACCAGGGTGTGCCCCCGCACCTCGATGCCTGCCCGTGCCGCGGTGGCCAGGAGAGCATCGGCGATCCCGGCCCCGGTGGCGTCCCCGCCGGCGTGCAGGATCCGCGCCACCGAGTGCGCGGCCTCCAGCCCCCGGGAGAGGCCGCCACCGGCGGTGCGGTCGAATGGCACCCCGGCGGCGATCAGGTCAGCGATCCGGTCCGCACCGTCCGCGCACAGTGCCTGCACGGCCCGGGGATCGCAGTGCCCGGCCCCGGCCGTGAGCGTGTCCGAGACGTGCGCGGCCACGCTGTCTCCGGGAGCGGGTGGCTCGGTGACCGCAGCGATCCCGCCTTGGGCGGCGTAGGTGTTGCTGGCCGCGGGCTCGGCCTTGGTGAGCACCATCACCTGCTCGGGGCGGGGGTGGGCCAGGGCGGTGATCAATCCTGCGATACCGGTGCCTACAACGAGGGTCCGGGTCATTGCTGTGCCTTCGACGGCGTCACCGGGGGCTTGGCGGCGAGCATCCGTTCCAGGGCCAGGCGGGCCGGCTCCGCCACGTCGTCGGGAACCTGGATCTGGTTCACTACCGTGCCCTCAACGAGGGACTCCAGCGCCCAGGCCAGGTAGCCCGGGTGGATCCGGTACATCGTGGAGCACGGGCACACCACCGGGTCGAGGCAGAAGATGGTGTGCTGCGGGTACTCGGCGGCCAGCCGCTGCACGAGGTTGATCTCGGTGCCGATCGCGAACGTGGTGGGCTCGGTGGCCGCGGCGATGGCCTTGGTGATGTAGTCGGTGGAGCCCGACTCATCGGCAGCATCCACCACGGGCATCGGGCACTCCGGGTGCACGATCACCCGGACGCCGGGGTGCTCGGCGCGGGCGGCCTCGATCTGGGGAACGGTGAACCGGCGGTGCACGGAGCAGAACCCGTGCCAGAGGATCACCTGGGCATCGGTGAGGGACTGCTCATCGTTCCCGCCAAGCGGCTTGTTCGGGTTCCACATCGGCATCCGGTCCAGGGAGATGCCCATCGCCTTGGCGGTGTTGCGGCCCAAGTGCTGATCCGGGAAGAACAGCACCCGCTGGCCGCGCTCGAACGCCCACTCCAGAACGGTGGCGGCGTTCGAGGAGGTGCACACGATGCCGCCATTGCGGCCGCAGAACCCCTTGAGGGCGGCGGAGGAGTTCATGTAGGTGACGGGGATGACGGGCTGGAGAGTATCGGGGGTGGTGTCAGTGTTGTCCCGATACACCTCCATGAGCTGCTCCCAGCACTCCTCCACCTGGTCGATATCAGCCATATCGGCCATTGAGCAGCCGGCGGCGAGGTTCGGCAGGATCACGGCCTGCTCGGGTTCGGAGAGCAGATCGGCGGTCTCGGCCATGAAGTGCACACCGCAGAACACGATCGCCTCGGCGTTCGGGCGGGTGAGGGAGGCGTTCGCGAGCTGGAAGGAGTCGCCCACGAAGTCGGCGTGCGCGAGGATCTCATCCCGCTGGTAGAAGTGGCCGAGGATGACCACTCGATCACCGAGCGTGTCCTTCGCGGCGCGGATGCGCGCGTGCAGCTCCTCGTTGGAGGCGCTCTTGTAGGACTCCGGCAACTCACCCTGGCGCGGTGCGGTGGTAGGGATCTCATCGGCCATCGAGGCACCGGGCCCGTACCCGGGCTGCGGATCGAACGCCCACGGGCCCTGCGCCAGATCGGGACTGCAGGTGCTTCCCGGTGCCTGCTGGGTGGTGATCAGCTGGATGCGGGTGTCGACGGAGGCGGTCTGGCTCATCAGGAGCTCCTCGTGGCCGGGGGAGTGGTGCTTGGGTCAGGGGTCGGTGAGTCGGTGCGGGTGGTGGTGCGCGCCAGCGGTCCGAGGTCCACTGGGGCGATCGCGGTGTTGTAGCGGTAGAGCCTGGCTGGGCGATGTCGCCCGCCGGTGCGGAAGAACTCCGTGGGTACGACGGCGTCGCTCGCCTCCACCTGCCGGCGGAAGTTGGCGGGGTCGAGGGTGCGCTGCAGGACGAGTTCATGCACCTCTCGCAGCTCGCGGAGGGTGAAGACGTCACCGAGGAAGGCATGTGCGATCCGGGAGTACTCCACTTTGGTGCGCAGCCGCCACAGGGCGTAGTCCACGATCAGGTTGTGGTCGAAAGCGAGATCGGGGAGCTGGTCGGCGGCGAGCCACCGCACGTTCTGCCCCACACGGGCGCGAGCTGCCTCACCCTGGCTCACCAGCGCCCAGTAGACGATCGAGACAACCCGTTCGCACGGAGTTGTGCCCTGCGTGCCGCCGGAGCGGTCCGGTTCCCCGAACGCATAGAGCTGTTCCAGGTAGGTCGGTCGCAGCCCGGTGGTCTCTTCCAGGGTGCGCGCGGCGGCGTCGGTGAGCCCCTCATCGCCGTGGAGCGGCCCGCCGGGGAGGGCCCAGTAGCCGTCATAGGGCTCACGGACCCGGCAGACCAGCGGGAGGGAGAGCACCGGGCGAGCGGCGTCCGCGCCGGTGCGCGCGGAGCGGCGATCCGGCTCGCGCAGGGCGAAGATCACGGTGGAGACGGCGAGCTGCACGGGATCCTCCCACCCGGTCGGGGGCCTTGTAGGAGTTAAGAGTACACCTGACCTGTACTCGCCACCGCACTTAGGGTCGCTGAGTCTGTAACTCGGCGCGAGTCATGGAGCGAGCCCTCTGCTTCCTCGGTTTTCCCGGCGTGATTGCGCCAGCGGTCCTCGTCAGCGGGGGCACGCGTGGTTTCCCGGAGAGGGCTGGGCAGGAGCAGCCCGCTCGGCCAGAACGACGCAGATCAGGTCGTGTGCTCGAGGAAGCGGAGCGCGAGTTGCACGCGGTTCGTCACCTGCAGCTTCTCGAACAGGTGAGCCAGGTGGGTCTTGACTGTGGTGGTGCTGACGTACATCGCCTCGGCGATCTCTGAGTTCGTCAGCCCCTGTGCCACGAACGTGCCTACCTCCCACTCCCGTGGAGTGATCGCCCCCATGGGTGCGGCGTCCGGGCCGTGTGTGGGAGCAGCCTCTGACGGTCGACTGGTCTCTGCAGCCAGTGCCACCAAGCGAGTGAGCACAGCAGGGGAGAACTGCGGCTGACCGCTCGCGGCGTCGTGGATCGCTGCGACCACCGTCTCCGGGTGGGAATCCTTGAGCAGGAATGACACCGCTCCCGCCCGCAGCGCCTCGAGGAGATAGTCCTCGGTGTCGAACGCGGTCAACATGATCACTTGTGCGCGAATGCCTGCATCCCGGAACTGCCGGGTGGCCTCCAGCCCGCTGCACCCGGGCATGCGGATGTCCATGAGGACCACGTCGGGATCGAATGCCCGCGCCTGAGCGAGCGCCGTCGAGCCATCGGCGGCTTCGCCGACCACGGTGATGCCGTCGACCCCGTCGATCATCAGCCGTAGACCTGCGCGCATCAGGGATTCGTCGTCGGCGATGAGTACGCGCACCGGCGGCGCGGCCGCAGCGTCCAGTGCGTCCTTCCTCATCCGGTCCACGGGATGCGTACCTCCACCTCGAACAGTCCCTGCGCCGTACGGCCCGAATAGGCCGTTCCGCCCAGTATGCGGGCGCGTTCTGCCACACCGACCAGCCCCAGGCCGGTGCCGAGCCGGGCCGGATCGGGCTGAGTCACCGGATTGGTTACCTGCAGGGCCAGGTCCGCACCGGTGTGCTCCACCATGATCTCCACCGGCGCACCGGGGGCGTGCTTGCGCGCGTTCATCAGCAACTCTGAGCAAATACGGGCCACGGATACCGAGGTTGCTGGTGAACGGTGCTGCACCTCCTCGGCCGTGACTGCGCGCCATGTCACGCTCACCTGCTGACCATCGGCCCTCGCCTCATCGGCGAGCGCATCGATCGAGGACGCAGTCGGCAGCGGAGAATCGTGCGGTGCGTGCACCTCTGGTGTGTCGCTCTCGCGCAGCGCAGCGAGCACCTCGCGCAGCACCGCGTTCGCCTCCCCCGCGCACTCGTGGACGGTGCGCGCCGCAGCCCGCACCTGCTCGGGTGAGAGATCGTCGCGGTAGGACAACGCCGCGGCGTGCATTGCAATGAGGGAGAGCTGGTGCGAGAGGGAGTCGTGCATGTCCCGGGCGATCGCCCGGCGCTCATCGGCACGCGCCTGGGCCACCGACGCATCCCGGCTCTGGGCGGTGGCCTGCCGTTCGCGCTCGGCCGCAGCGGCCTGTTCACGCAATGAGGTCATCAGCGCCGCCCGCGTGCCGCGGGCGCGGCCCCACATCAGGGCTGCGACCGCCACTGCGCCGGCCATCACCAGCGCGGCGATCGTCAGGCCCACCTCCATGGGCTGCCCGGTCGTACCCGCGTGGGCCCACGTCATCCCCAGCGAACCCGTCGCCATGATCGCCAGGGCGGCACCGTCCCAGGCGTAGGAACGGCGGGTGCCGATCCGCACCAAGGCAACCAACCCCGCTGGGACTGCCCAGGCGCTCAGGCTTGCCGCGATCACGAGCAGGAGATTGCCGGTACGAGAGTGGCGCAGCGGGCCCACAGCGATCCCGGCGGCGAGACCGGTGACGACGTCCAGGGCGATGAGCCCGGAAAGCGCACCGGGCAGGACGCCCTCGTTCTCCTCGAGGGTCATGCCGAATGTCACGAGGAACACCAGCGCTCCGAGCACGCTGCAGGAGGCGGAGAGCACGAAGGCGCGCAAGCCCGTGCGTACACGCGGCGCCTCCGGCGGACGCGAGACCGGAACCGGTGGCGCTACGGGCATGGTCATCGCTCCATCGTAGGAACGCCCCGGGGCGAGCAGATCCGCCAAATGGAGGAGACCACCGTGTGCGGATTCGGACCGATCGAAGGATCCGTGTGCGCCACCCGAGAAGTCAGCCTGGACTCATGACCGCTCCTTCGCCTGCTGGGACACCGCCACAGATCACGCCCGTTCCCTATCACCGGCTGCCGCGGCTCGACGCCCGGACGGCACGGTGGTGGCGTCCGGTGACGATGCTTCTGCTCTCGGCTGCGCTCTACGCCGGGTTCGTGATTGCCGGTGGGCTCGCTCTTGTGGTTCTCGATCTGATCGTCCCGGGGCTTCCACACCCGAGTGACGCACTCGACGACCCACGTAACCCGGCGGACATGGTGCTCGGGCTCGGTATGATCGCGGCCCTCGTGCCCGCCGTCGTGCTGGGCAGCCGGTGGGGTGGCGGCCGCCGCGGCCTCATCCACTCGGTGGTGGGGCGCATGCGATGGTCCCTCATGCTGCGCGCAGGCGCGGTGGTCGTGCCGGTGTACGTCGCCGTCAACGGAATGTCGTTCCTGCTCGCCCCACCCGCCGATGCGTCAATGCCACCCCTGGGGCTCTCGCTCGCGGCCGTGATGCTGACAACCCTGGTGCTGACGCCGCTGCAATGCGCTGGGGAGGAGTATGCCTTCCGTGGTCTTCCCCAGCTCGCACTGGGTACGTGGCTGCGTTCACCCCTCTGGGGCATTGTTGTTCCGGTCCCCCTCTTTGTGCTGGGCCACGGGTACCACGCGGCGGGTCAGGTACTGATCGCTGTGTTCGCGCTGTGTACCGGCTTCCTCGTGTGGAAGAGCGGCGGTCTGGAGCTTGCGATCGTGCTGCACACCGCCAACAACCTCCCACTCGCGCTGATGGCGCCGCTGAGCCCCTCGTCCCTGCAGCAAGGGGCGGTGGATCCCGGCTCGTTCGCGATCTCCCTCGCTTTGACGCTGGGCACGACGACGGGTCTGACCTGGTGGGTCTCGCGCATCCATGGCGTGCGTTTCGTCGAACCGGTCCGCGGCGTGGGGCACGAGAGCGCGCTTGCCCGCGACGTACCTTCGGCGGATTCTGCGGCGACGGATCACACACCAGGGGGATCCGGGCTCTACGATGGTGCCGGCACCGAATCGATCCGCTGAAAGGTCTCCCGTGGCAATGACGTCCCGCACTCGCCGCATCCTCGCGCCTGCCACTGCGGTGCTCTCCGCAGCCCTGCTTGCTGCGGGGTGTGCTGGCCAGCCGGGAGCGGCCGCCGTGGTCGATGGCGAGGCGATCACCGAGGGTGAGCTCTCCGAGACCACGGCAGCGCTCGCTCCCTTCCTCAACGCTGATGTGGGCCCGAACGTGATGCTCGCCACGATGATCCAGGCTCCGGTGTTCCTCGGCGTCGCCGCCGAGCATGGTGTGGCGGCGTCGGAGGATGAGACCGAGGCCTACCTCGACGAACTCTCTGCCCAGGCCCAGGTTGAGGTGCCGCAGGACTATCCGGCCGGTGCGATCGAGGTGGCGCGGTTCCTGATCGTCAGTGGCGAGCTCTCCCAGAGCCCGGACGCACAAGCGATCGGCGAGGCCGTGAACGAGGAAATGGCCGAACTCGAGGTAGAGGTCAGTCCGCGGTACGGCACCTGGGACCCGACGCTCGCCCAAGGAAGCGCTGTCGCCCCCGCGCAGCCGGAGTGGCTCCTGGCGCCCCCCGCACCCGCGCAGGGATGACCGGACCGGCCATCGACCCCGACTCGATCCCCGCTGGTGGTGGAGACGTGAAGGATCCGCTGCGCGAGGTGGTCGCCGTGATGGACCGGCTTCGCTCTCCGGGAGGTTGCCCGTGGGATGCGGAACAGACACACACTTCCCTCGCCCCGTACGCGATCGAGGAGGCCCACGAGATGGCCGAGGCCGCCGAGAACGGCGACCGCGACCACCTGCTGGAAGAGCTCGGCGACGTACTGTTGCAGGTGCTCTTCCATGCTCGCGTCGCCTCCGAAGGGAGCCTCGGCGAGCCGTTCGATATCGACGACGTCGCCCGCGCCCTGATCGGCAAGCTCACCTCGCGGCACCCCCACGTGTTCGCCGCGGAGCGTACGGAGGCACCTGAGGGCACCGAGCAGGCACACGAGACGGCTGTGACCGCCTCGGATGTGAATGAACGATGGGAACAGCTCAAGGCCGCCGAGAAGCAACGGGAGTCCGTCCTCGACGGAATCCCTGCCTCCATCCCCGCCTTGGCACGCACGCAGAAAGTGATCCGCCGCGCCCAGCGATCCCAGCTCCCGCTCCCCGAACCGGCAGACGACATCGGCGGCCGGCTCTACGCCGTCGTCCGGGATGCGGAGGCGGTCGGCCTGGACGCCGAGGCCGCCCTCCGCAGCCAGGTGCGCGCGGTTGAGGAAGCGATCCGGAGTGCTGAGACGCCCGCGCACTAGCCATCACGGCCCTATTACAGTGGACCGTGGAAAGCCGCCGGCCGCCGCTCACGGGGGTCGGCCCCAGAATCCATCAGAAGGAGTCAATGTGGCCAGTATTGAGGCCGTCGGAGCACGCGAGATTCTCGATTCTCGTGGCAACCCGACCGTTGAGGTGGAAATCGCCCTGGAGGACGGCTCGTTCGCGCGCGCCGCGGTTCCCTCTGGCGCATCCACCGGTGCATTCGAAGCCGTGGAGCGCCGCGACGGCGACAAGGGCCGTTACCTGGGCAAGGGCGTGGAGAACGCCGTGGCCGCCATCACCGAGACCATTGCACCGGAGATCCTCGGCCTCGATGCCGCGGACCAGCGCCATCTCGACCAGACCCTGATCGACCTCGACGGCAGCCCGAATAAGGGCAAGCTCGGCGCGAACGCCATTCTCGGCGTCTCCCTCGCCGCCGCACGCGCCGCCGCCGAGAGCGCCGACCTCTCCCTGTTCCGCTACATCGGCGGGCCCAACGCGCACGTGCTGCCGGTGCCGATGATGAACATTCTCAACGGTGGGTCGCACGCCGATTCCAACGTGGACATCCAGGAGTTCATGATCGCCCCGGTCGGCGCCAGCTCCTTCAAGGAGGCGCTCCGCTGGGGCACGGAGGTGTACCACGCGCTCAAGGGTGTGCTCAAGGAACGCGGCCTGGCCACTGGTCTGGGCGACGAGGGCGGCTTCGCGCCCAACTTGGACAGCAACCACGCCGCGCTGGACCTCATCATCGAGTCCATCGAACGGGCCGGCTACACACCCGGCGAGCAGATCAGTCTCGCCCTGGACGTGGCCTCCACCGAGTTCTTCTCCGATGGCGGCTACCAGTTCGAGGGCAAGACGATCACCCCGGCCGAGCTGATCAGCTACTACGAGGACCTCGTGGCCAAGTACCCGCTCGTCTCCATCGAGGACCCGCTGAGCGAGGACGAGTGGGACTCCTGGTCCGAGCTCGTGAGCAAGATCGGCGACAAGGTGCAGATCGTCGGCGACGACCTCTTCGTCACCAACCCGGAGCGTCTCGCCAAGGGCATCGAGACCAAGGCCGCGAACTCGCTGCTGGTGAAGCTGAACCAGATCGGCTCCCTCACCGAGACCCTGGATGCCGTGGAGCTCGCGCAGCGCAACGGCTTCACCGCGATGGTCTCGCACCGCTCCGGGGAGACCGAGGACACCACCATCGCCGACCTCTCAGTGGCGGTGAACGCGGGTCAGATCAAGACCGGTGCGCCCGCTCGTGGTGAGCGGATCAACAAGTACAACCAGCTGCTGCGTATCGAGGACGAACTGGATGCCGCTGCACGGTACGCCGGAGCGGCCGCCTTCCCGCGGTGGAAGGTCACCGGCGCCTGAACAAGCACTGAAGTCAACCAGCGCTGAGGTTGCGCAGCACCTGCGCTGATCGACGCCGACGGCGGGTACCCACCACGGGTGCCCGCCGTCGGCGTGTCGGGGGCGCCATGCGGTGCAGTCGGTGCCTCTGCTCCAGACGTCTTAGCCAGCCTGACTCCATCAGGCGGCAGCCCTAGTCGAGCAGCGGCAGCTGCTCGGGTGGCGGGTGCCAATCGGGGTGTTCGCAGGGTGGGGGGTGGCGGTGGTTGACGGGGTGGCCGCCGGGTCGGGTGAAGTGCCAGTGATCGTGGTGTCGGCTGATGGTGATGTCGTGTTGGTGGATCCAGGTGTGGTGGTGCCAGCAGAGCAGGATGCCCGCGCGCGTGGTGGTGTGGCCGCCCCTGGACCACCAGAGGGTGTGGTGGATTTCTCCCCAGCCGGGTGGTGCGGTGCAACCGGGATACTGGCAGTGCTTGTCGCGGGCGATGATGGCGGTGGCTTGTGCCCGGGTGTGCAGGCGTGCGGCGCGTCCGACGTCGAGGGGTTGGCTGTCGGCGTCGAAGATGACGCGGGTGAACTCGGAGCCACAGGTGAGGCGGGCAAGGAGGCCGGGACTGATCGGGGTGCCGTTCTCCAGAGTGGCGGGCTCGGTACCGGTGAGGGCTGAGTAGTCGATCCGGGTGACCATGGTGGTCCCATCGGGAACGCAGGAGCCACTGGTACTGGTGCTTCCGGAATCGCTGACGACTGGGCCCAGTGCTGCAGGCTCACCAGCAGCGCAGGGGCCGTTGCCCTTGATCTCCTTGGCGTCGTTCGCATCGTTGGCATCGGCAGTTTCGCGACCGGCGCGACCGGCGCGACTGGCGCGACCGGCGCGACTGGTGGCGGGATGCTCTGGTGTGGCTGCTTCGCCTGTGCTGGCTGGTCGTGTGGTGAGACGGAGGAGGGTGTCGGCGGTGACGGTCACGGTGGTGTGGGGGCGGATGCGGGCGCTGGGTTGGAGCGTTCCGGCGTCGAGCGTGAGGTGGGTCAGGGTGATGAGGGCGTCGGCCAGTCGTTGTGAGGGGGTGCGGTCGTCATCGATTGCGGGGACTCCGACGATGGCTTCTAGTGCGGTTTTGAGGGCGTGTCCGTTTTCGGGGGTGAGCCATCCGTTGAGGGCGTACCCGTCGAGGGTTTCGGAGACGAACACGTGCTGCTTGGTGGTGTCGTTGATCCAGTTCCGGTCGGCGGCCTCGGGGTCGGCGCGGATGGCCCAGGCTTGCAGGGCGCGGCGGAACTGGTCGGCGTTCAGGAGGGTGGCCTGAGCGATCAGGAATCGCTCGCCGACGCTCGGGTCGGTGAGCTTCTCGATCAGGGTGGGGGTTCTGGTGGTGTGGGTGGCCATCAACGCGGCGTGATCGGCGCTGATCTTCCCGGCGGCGAGTGCGGCCGTGGTCAGGGGCAGGTGATCGCGTAGCTCTCTGGCGGTGTGGATGCGTGCGCGGGTGGGCCCGAGTCTGCGGCCGGTGATTCCTGCCCACCAGGTGGGTAGGGTGCGGTACCCGCTCAGGGCCCAGGTGCCGTCGGCCTCGACGGCGGTGCTGAGGTGGTCGCGGAAGGCGCACAATCGTCTGTCCACGTCCTCGACCTTCTCGACGAGGCCAGTCAACCGCGACGAGGCGAAGTCGTGCAGGTCCATGCCCAGGAGCGCGTCCAGTTCGGCGCTGACGTGGTCCAGTCCTGCCTCGACCTGGCTGGCGCCCGCTCCCGAGCCCGTGCCCATGGTGAGGCCGGTGCCTGGGCCAGGACCGGCCTCGGCACTCCCGCCGGTGCCTGAGGCGGCACCCGCGCCGGTGCTCGTACTGGGGCCTCGGGTGGTTCCCGTGGGAGTACGTGTGCTGATCCAGGTGGCGGTGCCGCCGTGGGTGTCGGTGGTGGTCACGGCGCACCTCCTCGGGTGGGTGATCGCTGGCTTGCTGGCGCGTTTCAAGCCTAGGACGCGCGTTCGATCGAGGCAACTGTTTTCGTTGATATTTAGCCGGAAAGTCGGAGTTGGGGTTGTGTATAAGGGTGCATCGGGCGTGCCGTTGTGGACAACGAAGAATGGACGCCGCATCACCTTGCGTTCGAACCCAGTTGTCCACAGATTCTGCTGCGATCAGCACTGTCTGCACCGCCTCGCCGGGTCAGCGATGCTCGCCTGTTGAGACGAGGCGTGTCCACCGGGTGGTCGAAGGGTCTCGGCCGGGCATCAGGGAAGTCGTTCTCGATGCGAACGTGACGATCGAATCGGGAACCGACGATCGCATCGGAACCGACAACCGCATCGGACAGCGGACGGCTCTGCCCCGCCATGTGGGGAGTGCTACCCAGCGACTCGCGCCGGGCGTTCCGGCCGAATCCGGCTGACGTGGGCGACTATGGGGTCGTGACTGCTCGCCGACCGCCCACTCCGCGCGCACCGGCGCGTACGTCGGCGAGTGCGAGCAAAGCTGGCGCAGCCGCGAAGACAACCGAGTCGGCCCGGACGATCACATCGGCTACGACGGCGAAGCCGACCAGGTCGGCCACGTCGACCAGGTCGGCCACCTCAGCCGCCACGCCCCGCACAGGCACACGTTCGCGCACATCGGCACCCCGTGCCGCCTCCTCCCGGCCGACCCCGAAATCCGTCCGGCCACAGAGCAAACCTCAGCCCAAGCCGTCCGCTGCCCGGCGCAGCGCGACTGCACGTCGCAACCCGGCGAGCCGGGAGAAGGTCGACGAGCCGCGTCAGATCACGGTGCGCGGCCTGGTGCTCTTCGTGGTGGTGCTGATGGCCTTCATCGTGTTGGCACCTACGCTGCGGGCCTACGTCTCCCAGCAGGAACAGCAGCGCGATCTTGCCGCCCAGATCGCCGGCGCCCAGGAGCGCAATGCTCAGTTGCAGGCGCAGATCGACCAGTGGAACGATCCGGTGTACGTCCAGGCCCAGGCGCGAGAGCGGCTCGGATTCGTGATGCCGGGGGAGACCCCGTACCGTGTGGTCGACCCGGAGACCGTGACCGGAGAGGAACCTGCCGCGGCGGCGGACGAGCAGGGCCCGGTCTCGGTGCCGCCGACCGGCCCGTGGTACCTGACTGTGTGGGACTCGGTCCAGGTGGCCGGTGAGATCGAGGACTGACCCGAGACGAGCGTGAGGACCGCAGTGACCGACGAGAAACTGCGACCCGGCGACCTGGACGTGGTGGCCGAGCAACTCGGCCGCACGCCCCGTGGTGTGGTGGCCGTGGCCGCCCGCTGCATATGTGGCAACCCGCTGGTGGTGCGCACACTTCCGCGGTTGCACGACGGCACACCCTTCCCCACGTCGTTCTATCTCACCTCCCCCGGCGCTGTGGGCGCGGTGAGCACACTGGAGGCGAACGGGGTGATGCGGGAGATGACCGACCGCCTCGCCGAGGACGACGAGCTCGCTGCTGCCTATCAGCGAGCGCATGAGGACTATCTGCGCCGCCGCACCGAACTCGGCGATGTGCCCGAGATCGCCGGTATCTCTGCCGGTGGAATGCCCACGCGGGTGAAGTGCCTGCACGTGCTCGTTGCCCATGCGCTGGCCGTCGGCCACGGCGTGAATCCGCTGGGCGATGAAGCGCTCGAGATGATCAGCCAGACCTGGCGTCCGGATCGCTGCACCTGCTGATCGCCGACGGCGTCCCTCGCCCGGATCGTGACCCACCTGTTCCGTAGTTGCTCCCGTGGCGTGGCAGGCTTGCCCCCGTGACACGAGTAGCTGCCATCGACTGTGGGACGAACTCCATCCGCCTGCTGATCGCGGACCGAGCTGATGGTCAGTTGACC
Protein-coding sequences here:
- a CDS encoding NUDIX hydrolase, which encodes MQLAVSTVIFALREPDRRSARTGADAARPVLSLPLVCRVREPYDGYWALPGGPLHGDEGLTDAAARTLEETTGLRPTYLEQLYAFGEPDRSGGTQGTTPCERVVSIVYWALVSQGEAARARVGQNVRWLAADQLPDLAFDHNLIVDYALWRLRTKVEYSRIAHAFLGDVFTLRELREVHELVLQRTLDPANFRRQVEASDAVVPTEFFRTGGRHRPARLYRYNTAIAPVDLGPLARTTTRTDSPTPDPSTTPPATRSS
- a CDS encoding response regulator, whose amino-acid sequence is MRKDALDAAAAPPVRVLIADDESLMRAGLRLMIDGVDGITVVGEAADGSTALAQARAFDPDVVLMDIRMPGCSGLEATRQFRDAGIRAQVIMLTAFDTEDYLLEALRAGAVSFLLKDSHPETVVAAIHDAASGQPQFSPAVLTRLVALAAETSRPSEAAPTHGPDAAPMGAITPREWEVGTFVAQGLTNSEIAEAMYVSTTTVKTHLAHLFEKLQVTNRVQLALRFLEHTT
- a CDS encoding histidine kinase, with the protein product MTMPVAPPVPVSRPPEAPRVRTGLRAFVLSASCSVLGALVFLVTFGMTLEENEGVLPGALSGLIALDVVTGLAAGIAVGPLRHSRTGNLLLVIAASLSAWAVPAGLVALVRIGTRRSYAWDGAALAIMATGSLGMTWAHAGTTGQPMEVGLTIAALVMAGAVAVAALMWGRARGTRAALMTSLREQAAAAERERQATAQSRDASVAQARADERRAIARDMHDSLSHQLSLIAMHAAALSYRDDLSPEQVRAAARTVHECAGEANAVLREVLAALRESDTPEVHAPHDSPLPTASSIDALADEARADGQQVSVTWRAVTAEEVQHRSPATSVSVARICSELLMNARKHAPGAPVEIMVEHTGADLALQVTNPVTQPDPARLGTGLGLVGVAERARILGGTAYSGRTAQGLFEVEVRIPWTG
- a CDS encoding MazG family protein yields the protein MTGPAIDPDSIPAGGGDVKDPLREVVAVMDRLRSPGGCPWDAEQTHTSLAPYAIEEAHEMAEAAENGDRDHLLEELGDVLLQVLFHARVASEGSLGEPFDIDDVARALIGKLTSRHPHVFAAERTEAPEGTEQAHETAVTASDVNERWEQLKAAEKQRESVLDGIPASIPALARTQKVIRRAQRSQLPLPEPADDIGGRLYAVVRDAEAVGLDAEAALRSQVRAVEEAIRSAETPAH
- the nadA gene encoding quinolinate synthase NadA, producing the protein MSQTASVDTRIQLITTQQAPGSTCSPDLAQGPWAFDPQPGYGPGASMADEIPTTAPRQGELPESYKSASNEELHARIRAAKDTLGDRVVILGHFYQRDEILAHADFVGDSFQLANASLTRPNAEAIVFCGVHFMAETADLLSEPEQAVILPNLAAGCSMADMADIDQVEECWEQLMEVYRDNTDTTPDTLQPVIPVTYMNSSAALKGFCGRNGGIVCTSSNAATVLEWAFERGQRVLFFPDQHLGRNTAKAMGISLDRMPMWNPNKPLGGNDEQSLTDAQVILWHGFCSVHRRFTVPQIEAARAEHPGVRVIVHPECPMPVVDAADESGSTDYITKAIAAATEPTTFAIGTEINLVQRLAAEYPQHTIFCLDPVVCPCSTMYRIHPGYLAWALESLVEGTVVNQIQVPDDVAEPARLALERMLAAKPPVTPSKAQQ
- the nadB gene encoding L-aspartate oxidase, yielding MTRTLVVGTGIAGLITALAHPRPEQVMVLTKAEPAASNTYAAQGGIAAVTEPPAPGDSVAAHVSDTLTAGAGHCDPRAVQALCADGADRIADLIAAGVPFDRTAGGGLSRGLEAAHSVARILHAGGDATGAGIADALLATAARAGIEVRGHTLVTELIADGARVRGVRALTSGGGQVEIEADAVVLATGGAGQLYPFTSNPDVATGDGVALAARAGAALADLEFYQFHPTTLALPGNFLVSEAVRGEGAVLRDAHGVRFMMGVHPDAELAPRDVVARAVADRMRSTGAPVRLDAIALGAARLAERFPSIDAAVRAAGLDWASEPVPITPAAHYWMGGVSTDLAGRTSIPGLYAVGEVARTGVHGANRLASNSLLEGAVFGHRAALATSSDSGAWAPELDLAADQNDPAITASSPAGARPRCTRASMQNLMWDAVGLGRDGDELAGAEQTFAGWADGDQAGSEAGDDLGAHEDANLLLLARLTARAARLRTTSMGAHHRIDHTRVLERTP
- a CDS encoding CPBP family intramembrane glutamic endopeptidase — its product is MTAPSPAGTPPQITPVPYHRLPRLDARTARWWRPVTMLLLSAALYAGFVIAGGLALVVLDLIVPGLPHPSDALDDPRNPADMVLGLGMIAALVPAVVLGSRWGGGRRGLIHSVVGRMRWSLMLRAGAVVVPVYVAVNGMSFLLAPPADASMPPLGLSLAAVMLTTLVLTPLQCAGEEYAFRGLPQLALGTWLRSPLWGIVVPVPLFVLGHGYHAAGQVLIAVFALCTGFLVWKSGGLELAIVLHTANNLPLALMAPLSPSSLQQGAVDPGSFAISLALTLGTTTGLTWWVSRIHGVRFVEPVRGVGHESALARDVPSADSAATDHTPGGSGLYDGAGTESIR